A genomic window from Quercus lobata isolate SW786 chromosome 10, ValleyOak3.0 Primary Assembly, whole genome shotgun sequence includes:
- the LOC115963906 gene encoding bromodomain-containing protein 4-like — protein MEPIPQVPFPHPHPPPPPPATAYVTAPNMVPLAPTPTSAVVPTMITTEAAAALNHIAHHVSAPAPVPVPAPAPPNISQTLNHNHTAAAAAPHNHNHNHPPYAEMIYAAITALKERNGSSRRAIAKYIERVYSDLPPTHSALLTHNLKRLKNTGHLVMVKKSYKLPRSDPAAATSTSLPSIPGPPKAQAQAQAQSRPRGRPPKPKLDTNNTTAPISHSQQPIPQPIQQQQQQQPNAQPVLVALGLVDEPNVKRRPGRPRKSGPEGQSGPGPHVKKGRGRPPVPLGMKNMARLGKKTPGRPPKPKSVTGVLGPNGLKRGRGRPPKAQLKTMVIPFANNVAAAAVPTPVAVAAPPPNAAPNVGGGGAGAAAAAAAAAAAAASGRPRGRPKKDAAAPGTVHMPAYGFGFGLGSGAAVLQQPIKRRGRPAKVGIPIAGRPQKLKPKPKNRSGRPVGRPKKNAALAMYTASDTQRVAAYEDIKRKLEYVQSKVKEAVGVLKPQITNESAISAVAAIQELEGLATMDVSGPLLIESQQPPQLPQQLPQPQQALLPQQLPQPLLPQQLPQAQLPFLHN, from the exons ATGGAGCCGATACCTCAGGTTCCGtttcctcatcctcatcctccgCCGCCGCCGCCTGCTACCGCCTACGTCACCGCTCCCAACATGGTACCCTTGGCCCCCACACCCACATCCGCGGTGGTCCCCACCATGATCACCACCGAAGCTGCTGCTGCTCTCAACCACATAGCTCACCATGTTTCCGCACCCGCACCCGTACCCGTACCCGCACCCGCTCCCCCAAATATCTCCCAAACCCTCAATCATAATCacaccgccgccgccgccgctccccacaatcacaatcacaatcaccCTCCTTACGCTGAG ATGATATATGCAGCCATAACAGCTCTGAAGGAGAGAAATGGGTCGAGTAGGCGAGCCATAGCGAAATACATAGAGCGAGTCTACTCGGACCTCCCACCCACTCACTCGGCCTTGTTGACTCACAATCTCAAGCGCTTGAAGAACACTGGTCATCTCGTCATGGTCAAGAAGTCTTACAAGCTCCCTAGATCTGATCCTGCAGCTGCTACTTCTACCTCTCTTCCTTCTATTCCTGGGCCTCCCAAGGCCCaggcccaagcccaagcccaatccCGTCCCCGCGGCCGCCCTCCCAAGCCCAAGCTCGATACCAATAACACCACCGCTCCCATCTCTCACTCTCAGCAGCCCATTCCTCAGCCCattcagcagcagcagcagcagcagcccAATGCGCAGCCCGTTTTGGTTGCTCTTGGGCTCGTCGACGAGCCCAACGTCAAGAGACGTCCCGGCCGTCCCCGGAAGTCTGGGCCGGAGGGGCAgtctgggcctgggccccatgTCAAGAAGGGAAGAGGACGTCCTCCTGTGCCTCTTGGGATGAAGAACATGGCAAGGTTAGGTAAGAAGACTCCAGGGCGTCCTCCTAAGCCCAAGTCAGTGACGGGCGTATTGGGCCCTAATGGGCTTAAGAGAGGCCGTGGGCGCCCACCTAAGGCCCAGCTCAAGACTATGGTTATTCCTTTTGCTAATAATGTAGCAGCAGCAGCAGTACCAACACCAGTGGCAGTTGCTGCACCACCACCCAATGCTGCACCAAATgtaggaggaggaggagcagGAGCAGCAGCCGCAGCAGCAGCGGCAGCGGCAGCAGCAGCAAGTGGAAGGCCAAGGGGCAGGCCGAAGAAGGACGCGGCGGCACCCGGGACTGTGCATATGCCTGCTTATGGTTTTGGATTTGGGCTTGGTAGTGGTGCTGCAGTTCTGCAGCAGCCCATTAAGCGGCGCGGCCGACCTGCCAAAGTTGGCATTCCCATTGCCGGTAGGCCACAGAAGCTCAAGCCCAAGCCTAAGAACCGCTCGGGAAGGCCCGTTGGTCGGCCTAAGAAG aatgCAGCATTGGCCATGTATACAGCATCTGATACACAGCGGGTCGCGGCCTATGAAGATATTAAGAGGAAACTGGAATATGTT CAATCTAAGGTGAAGGAAGCTGTTGGTGTGCTAAAGCCTCAGATAACCAACGAAAGCGCAATCAGTGCAGTGGCGGCAATTCAAGAGTTAGAAGGGCTTGCAACAATGGACGTTAGTGGACCGCTACTAATCGAGTCTCAACAGCCACCACAACTGCCACAACAGCTACCACAGCCGCAGCAGGCACTTCTGCCACAACAGCTGCCACAGCCACTTCTGCCACAACAGCTGCCACAGGCACAATTGCCATTCCTCCATAATTAG